Proteins from one Hemicordylus capensis ecotype Gifberg chromosome 7, rHemCap1.1.pri, whole genome shotgun sequence genomic window:
- the LOC128332503 gene encoding uncharacterized protein LOC128332503, which yields MLLVAWLVHPSQNIRYLSERGLLHIYGKLKAAKKPQDFSAGILGGLRTSSLEATLGVLAFMERLRHCPSEHQATVNAVLAALCRPLFHHEEAKIRRAAMRTHLDLLQHRHHHHEGTEENITTLIAVLMHVEDEDLEVAQAAKDNLSLLAEALLWHLEGKLLARDSYSLQELLHKIAKRLIRQLGTEDAVEMEATKILGFFRSEQPSVRRTAALLIGHLVHKKGSILTEGNIETFHAALESLLGDHDPEVGRVACKTEKIVKKAFSLHSRHGLRAAVRRLWAGCKKKRHPPEYGDLST from the exons atgctcctggtagcgtggctagtccaccccagccagaacatccgctacctgagcgaaaggggtcttctccacatttatggaaagctaaaggcg gcgaagaaaccccaggattttagtgccgggatcctgggagggctcaggacctccagtctggaagccactttgggggtcctggccttcatggagcggctgaggcactgtccatcagaacaccaggccacggtgaatgctgtcctggctgccctgtgccgccctctcttccaccac gaggaggctaagatccgaagggcagccatgaggacccacctggatctcctgcagcaccgccaccaccatcatgagggtacagaggagaacatcacgaccctcatcgcggtgctgatgcatgtggaggatgaggacctggaggtagcacag gctgcgaaggacaatctgagcctcctggcggaagccctcctatggcacctggagggcaagttgctggcgcgggactcttacagcctgcaggagctgctccacaagatcgccaagcgtctg attcggcagctcggcacagaggacgctgtggagatggaggccaccaagatcctgggcttcttccgcagcgagcagccttcagtgaggagaacggctgccctgctgatcg gtcacctggtccacaaaaagggcagcatcctcactgaagggaacatagagaccttccatgctg cgctggagagcttgcttggcgaccatgaccccgaggtcgggagagttgcctgcaagacagagaagatcgtgaagaaggccttttccctccactcccggcacgggctgcgggctgccgttcggcgcttgtgggcgggctgtaagaagaagagacacccgccagagtacggtgatctctccacctga
- the LOC128332515 gene encoding uncharacterized protein LOC128332515 produces MERLRHCPSEHQATVNAVLAALCRPLFHHEEAKIRRAAMRTHLDLLQHRHHHHKGTEENITTLIAVLMHVEDEDLEVAQAVKDNLSLLAEALLWHLEGKLLARDSYSLQELLHKIAKRLIRQLGTEDAVEMEATKILGFFRSEQPSVRRTAALLIGHLVHKKGSILTEGNIETFHAALESLLGDHDPEVGRVACKTEKIVKKAFSLHSRHGLRAAVRRLWAGCKKKRHPPEYGDLST; encoded by the exons atggagcggctgaggcactgtccatcagaacaccaggccacggtgaatgctgtcctggctgccctgtgccgccctctcttccaccac gaggaggctaagatccgaagggcagccatgaggacccacctggatctcctgcagcaccgccaccaccaccacaagggtacagaggagaacatcacgaccctcatcgcggtgctgatgcatgtggaggatgaagacctggaggtagcacag gctgtgaaggacaatctgagcctcctggcggaagccctcctatggcacctggagggcaagctgctggcgcgggactcttatagcctgcaggagctgctccacaagatcgccaagcgtctg attcggcagctcggcacagaggacgccgtggagatggaggccaccaagatcctgggcttcttccgcagcgagcagccttcagtgaggagaacggctgccctgctgatcg gtcacctggtccacaaaaagggcagcatcctcactgaagggaacatagagaccttccatgctg cgctggagagcttgcttggcgaccatgaccccgaggtcgggagagttgcctgcaagacagagaagatcgtgaagaaggccttttccctccactcccggcacgggctgcgggctgccgttcggcgcttgtgggcgggctgtaagaagaagagacacccgccagagtacggtgatctctccacctga